Genomic DNA from Victivallis lenta:
CTGGTGAAGAGGCTTATTTTTATTTTTGAAATAGATTTTTTCTACAGTTTCGTTTCCATCTGGGTACTTGAGGGTCCAGATATAAGCACCTTCCAATGAGGTTTCATCGGCATACACACTTAAACCAATAATAAAAAGCAAAAGGGAAAGTAATTGTCCTACAGCAATTTTCATTTATTTTACTTTACCATTTCTGTAAGCAAACTCACCTATTAGGCAGCCCATTATTCGGCAACTTCTTCTTGTATAGGCAGGAGGGTTATGGTAATCGGATTCTTCTGCAACTCCAATAACTGTTCTTTATTCTCAAAATCTGCACTATATTCCTGATATTTCTTTCCTCCATATATCAGGAAAAGCTTCCATGCAGTCAACTCTTTCGTTTTAAACTCACCGGCGGCATCGGTGGTAATATATTCTTCTGTAGCCGCCAACCCCATGGAATAATTGATATCAATACGTTGGGTTCCACAACACAACACAATACCTTCCAATGGTTTTCCAGCAGAATCAACGACTTTTCCCCGGACTGTCAAAGTCACATGCTGCTCTGCGGCGAGAGCCAATAAACCCTCTTTTTGTTGGCGCCCCTCTTCCGTGGCATCCCAATCCGGCTTCTTGTCAAGAGAAGCCAAATGTGCTTCCCACTCCTGAAGATACTGCGGCCAGAATTTCTGGGCCTCTTCCGAAGTGTCTCGGACTGCCTCAAAAGTCAATGTAACTTTCTCTTCCGGTGTAAAAACATCCCATCTTTCCTGCTTGCCAGTAATTTTTCCATCCGACTGGAAGTCTCCGGATACGCCCCAAACCCTCTGCTGTATGTACATCTGCCCCGAAAAGTGCGTTCCACTCAATGAACACTCATACTGCTCTCCCTCAAGATAGAGCATCAGTTTATTGTTTTTATTTTTGAAATAGATTTTTTCTACAAATTCGTTTCCATCCGGGGACTTGAGGGTCCAGATATAAGCACCTTCCAATGAGGTTTCCTCGGCAAATACACTTAAACCTACGATAAATATCAAAAGATAAATTAATTTTGTCACTATAAATTTCATTTTATAATTTCCCATAATTGAATATGTTTTACTATGATGAAACGAGAAAAAAGATTACTTTAGCCCTTTCAATACTTAGATGCTATGATTAGTTATCTACACAATAGTCTACTACATCATGGAACAAGTGTCAACTTGCATTCATTGATAATAGTCCTCCAATAGCCGAACTCATCTATCAGATTCGAACGAAACTGTCGACTGTGCGAGTAATGTCTATAATCATATTTTCCCAAATGAGCAGCAGCCAGGTTAATATTAATAAACCAGGGAATGGGAGCAGGTTCTGCTCCTATTGTTCCCGTTTGTGCACTCAATATAAATGCAAAGATTTCATATGTATTATCGGGAAAAGTCAATTCAACCTTTTGGTCTGGAATAAGGCTCTCTCTGCGATAAAAATATCCGACTCCATCTTTCTCGGAGTAAGAATACGGTCCTAACACTTTGGGTTTTAGTGCATTGTTTCCCTCCCACATTGCTAGTGCAAAATCCTTTGCATTCATCATGCGAATCAAATAGCTGGCCTTTCCTTTCAGACCGTAAAAGTAAGGTTTCGGAGGAGTGTCTACCGGATACTCACCATAATAATCGAGATGCTTATTGATATAGGACGTACTTGCTGGTGCTCCCTCGTAGCATCTTGCAGGAACGGCAGCTTGTGAAGATACATAAGCATTGATTTTCCCCCCATACTGCTTCAATGCTTCAGAAGTAACTACATTACCCATACTGTGAGCAAGAACACTTAATTTATGATTACCCAACTGACCAAATAGATCCTTTAATACTTTACCAGAGTGCCAAGCTCTGAACTCACTGTCATTGTAGGTTCCTCCGGTGGTAATCGCTCCTTCCGTCAATGTCGGCCAGGCAAACGCGCCGACACGACCATCATATCCTTGCCACCATAACCGTTTGAACATTGTTTCCGTCCAACGGGTCTTTTCATACGGCTGCATGTTCCAGCCATGTACGTATAAGATATAATCGTTGGAAGAAGGCTGATAGGTAGCCCGCCGTGCATTTGACATCACATTACTAATCGTCTGTTGGATATCATTCAATGAAAAAAAGTCATAAAAATTTGTAATGGGATCCAATTTCAATTGAATCTTTCTCTCTGCAATTACATTTCCTTTATATTTGATAAATGCAGAGATTTGCCCATCACCTGTGCTGCAGCCTTCCAGCAGGAACGGAAGCAAATTTTTCTTGAATTGCTCCAACGGAATTTCCTGTTCTGTTCCGCTGACCGTTAATAGCTTTTTAGCCTTAATCTGATTCTCCGCGACTGCCTTTTGGGATATGTACGAGAAATCATCACAAACAGCTTTAAACAAGGTTCATGACATCTT
This window encodes:
- a CDS encoding alpha/beta hydrolase, which codes for MFKAVCDDFSYISQKAVAENQIKAKKLLTVSGTEQEIPLEQFKKNLLPFLLEGCSTGDGQISAFIKYKGNVIAERKIQLKLDPITNFYDFFSLNDIQQTISNVMSNARRATYQPSSNDYILYVHGWNMQPYEKTRWTETMFKRLWWQGYDGRVGAFAWPTLTEGAITTGGTYNDSEFRAWHSGKVLKDLFGQLGNHKLSVLAHSMGNVVTSEALKQYGGKINAYVSSQAAVPARCYEGAPASTSYINKHLDYYGEYPVDTPPKPYFYGLKGKASYLIRMMNAKDFALAMWEGNNALKPKVLGPYSYSEKDGVGYFYRRESLIPDQKVELTFPDNTYEIFAFILSAQTGTIGAEPAPIPWFININLAAAHLGKYDYRHYSHSRQFRSNLIDEFGYWRTIINECKLTLVP